In Pseudomonas nunensis, a single window of DNA contains:
- the xopAW gene encoding EF-hand domain-containing protein: MIGSVSSNYTSYTSTSTSNTAANAARRAEFQKQLLTKLDSNGDGSVSQDELKTAQTEKPDNRLLADLSKNFTDLDSDDSGSLSSEEMAAMAPPSPPQDQAPNTDLADALLGALDADSDGNLSSDELSTGLTAAGSTADSKEIFSALDKNQDGTVSKDELAAAMSPPPPPPQQASSDQLFSQLDTDSDGSVSATELSSALQASTSSSSTSTDTSAALLKVLDSDSSGGVSSDELKAALQAGREKNSDSSTDQSNVSEALQKMIANLSKQYSLDNVASVGKYLNVTS; encoded by the coding sequence ATGATCGGTAGCGTCAGCAGTAACTACACGAGCTATACCAGCACGAGCACCAGCAACACGGCGGCCAACGCCGCCCGCCGTGCAGAGTTCCAGAAACAACTGTTAACCAAGCTCGACAGCAATGGCGACGGCTCGGTGAGTCAGGACGAGTTGAAAACCGCCCAGACCGAGAAACCCGACAATCGCCTGTTGGCCGACCTGAGCAAGAACTTTACCGACCTGGACAGCGACGACAGTGGCAGCCTGAGCAGTGAAGAAATGGCCGCGATGGCGCCGCCCTCTCCCCCGCAGGATCAGGCGCCGAATACTGATCTGGCCGACGCACTCCTTGGCGCACTGGACGCCGACAGTGACGGCAATCTCAGCAGCGATGAGTTGAGCACTGGCCTAACCGCCGCCGGCAGCACTGCCGACAGCAAGGAAATCTTCTCGGCGCTGGACAAAAACCAGGACGGCACCGTCAGCAAGGACGAGCTCGCCGCTGCGATGAGCCCACCGCCACCGCCGCCGCAACAGGCGTCCAGTGACCAGTTGTTCAGCCAACTCGACACGGATAGCGACGGCAGCGTCAGCGCTACCGAACTGAGCAGTGCGTTGCAGGCCAGCACCAGTAGTTCATCGACCTCGACCGACACCAGCGCCGCGTTGCTGAAGGTGCTCGACAGCGACAGCAGCGGTGGCGTCAGCAGCGATGAACTCAAAGCTGCGCTGCAGGCGGGTCGCGAGAAGAACAGCGACAGCTCTACTGATCAATCGAATGTCAGCGAAGCGCTGCAGAAAATGATCGCCAATTTGAGCAAGCAGTATTCGCTGGATAACGTGGCGAGCGTGGGCAAGTACCTGAACGTTACGAGCTGA